In one window of Methanothermobacter sp. DNA:
- a CDS encoding citryl-CoA lyase: MISEGIINDMLKVKNPKWRTSITRVEPNRIVTRGYSQEDLIGGVSFSEMVYLLIRGELPPGNVARMLEAVLVSFCDHGVTPPSTQAARMIASAGSPVHACIAGGLLAFGKNHAGAIERSMKLFQETVSKCNSEDEIPEAAVRLVDDHLRRNRKVPGFGHRYHNADPRAVRLLDLAEEYDCVGPHTRLAIEVQNILLERKGVRMNVDGANAGILSDMGFDWRTGAGVFMIGRLPGLISHVYEEKVREPAFRKFFDIEEIHYDGEEKRILDTDYRSLEGAELCRTMNTKEPGRE; the protein is encoded by the coding sequence ATGATATCCGAAGGAATAATTAATGACATGCTGAAGGTAAAAAATCCGAAGTGGAGGACTTCCATTACTAGGGTTGAGCCTAATCGGATTGTTACCAGGGGTTATTCTCAGGAGGATTTGATTGGTGGTGTTTCTTTTTCTGAGATGGTTTACCTGTTGATTCGGGGTGAGCTTCCGCCGGGCAATGTTGCGAGGATGCTGGAGGCTGTCCTTGTGTCTTTCTGTGATCATGGGGTGACTCCGCCCAGTACGCAGGCTGCCCGTATGATTGCCTCTGCTGGTTCTCCGGTACATGCCTGTATTGCCGGTGGTCTTCTGGCCTTTGGTAAGAATCATGCAGGGGCCATCGAGAGGTCCATGAAGCTTTTCCAGGAGACAGTCTCCAAGTGTAACTCTGAGGATGAGATTCCTGAGGCTGCTGTGAGGCTGGTGGATGATCATCTGCGGAGGAACAGGAAGGTCCCGGGTTTCGGGCACAGGTATCATAATGCGGATCCCCGGGCTGTGCGGCTCCTGGACCTTGCAGAGGAGTACGACTGTGTGGGCCCACACACGAGGCTTGCGATTGAGGTTCAGAACATCCTCCTTGAGCGTAAGGGTGTGAGGATGAACGTTGACGGTGCCAACGCCGGAATACTCTCAGATATGGGTTTTGACTGGCGCACAGGTGCCGGGGTTTTCATGATAGGACGGCTCCCAGGACTCATATCCCATGTATACGAGGAAAAGGTGCGTGAACCAGCCTTCAGAAAATTCTTCGACATCGAAGAAATACACTACGACGGCGAGGAGAAAAGAATATTAGACACAGATTACAGATCTCTTGAGGGGGCAGAACTATGCAGGACGATGAATACGAAAGAGCCCGGAAGAGAGTAG
- a CDS encoding 4Fe-4S binding protein — MKHDPSRCMLCGACVNVCPSGALELEDILLMGDGCLDCLACAAVCPVDAMGCQDEV; from the coding sequence TTGAAACACGATCCATCAAGGTGTATGCTCTGCGGTGCCTGTGTGAATGTCTGTCCATCAGGTGCCCTGGAACTGGAGGACATCCTCCTCATGGGGGATGGGTGCCTGGATTGTCTTGCCTGTGCTGCGGTCTGTCCTGTGGACGCAATGGGGTGTCAGGATGAAGTATGA
- a CDS encoding NAD(P)/FAD-dependent oxidoreductase gives MKYDLVVVGGRVAGSIAAYYAAKNGLQVLMLEGNPEIGTPVQCAGGVSDSFFKSTGIKPLPEFTCTRINAASINGPHGASITTRNPIIRGYILERKVFDKYLALRAAEAGADVLAGSRVKDLIFQDGSVSGVKFRGPDGTHEVESDIVIAADGIQSGIGRVAGLDTRFRPGEVCSCAQYEVAGFDVDDETMEFYFGSAFSPSGYLWVFPKGDGRANVGVGIRRRRCFDNGPLHYLNQFISRAGCSKLEFNAGAVPVAGPIRKTYTDGLIVVGDAAGQVDPLTGGGIHIAAECAIIAADVASDAIESQRTDAAFLSKYESTWRERIGKNLERSLKFRKVLDGLSDDELDSVIRSFEGKDLNSISKISLLKILRDYPGILKMLKCML, from the coding sequence ATGAAGTATGATCTTGTTGTTGTCGGGGGTCGTGTGGCAGGTTCCATAGCAGCATACTATGCAGCAAAAAATGGTCTACAAGTCCTCATGCTCGAAGGAAACCCTGAGATAGGGACCCCTGTACAGTGCGCCGGGGGAGTGAGCGACAGCTTCTTCAAATCAACAGGCATAAAGCCCCTCCCTGAGTTCACATGTACAAGGATAAATGCTGCTTCTATCAATGGGCCACATGGTGCAAGCATAACAACCAGGAACCCCATTATAAGGGGTTACATCCTTGAAAGAAAGGTTTTTGATAAATACCTCGCTTTGCGCGCTGCTGAAGCCGGTGCGGATGTGCTTGCAGGTTCCCGGGTAAAAGATTTGATTTTCCAAGATGGATCCGTCTCCGGTGTTAAATTCAGGGGCCCCGATGGAACCCATGAGGTTGAATCAGATATTGTAATTGCAGCAGACGGCATTCAGTCAGGTATTGGCCGCGTGGCGGGGCTTGATACACGTTTCAGGCCAGGAGAAGTGTGCTCCTGTGCCCAGTATGAGGTCGCCGGTTTCGATGTGGACGACGAAACCATGGAATTCTACTTCGGGAGTGCCTTTTCTCCATCAGGTTACCTCTGGGTCTTCCCAAAGGGTGATGGGCGGGCAAATGTTGGTGTGGGTATAAGGAGAAGAAGATGCTTTGATAATGGTCCGCTACATTATCTTAACCAGTTCATCTCCAGGGCAGGCTGCAGCAAACTGGAGTTCAACGCAGGTGCTGTACCCGTTGCCGGCCCCATCAGGAAGACATACACAGACGGCCTTATTGTCGTTGGTGACGCAGCCGGTCAGGTAGATCCCCTCACAGGCGGCGGCATACACATTGCAGCGGAATGCGCGATTATAGCCGCAGATGTAGCGAGTGATGCTATTGAATCACAGAGAACCGATGCCGCCTTCCTCTCAAAGTATGAGAGCACATGGCGTGAGCGGATAGGTAAAAATCTTGAGAGATCACTTAAATTTAGGAAGGTACTTGATGGTTTAAGTGATGATGAGCTCGATTCAGTCATAAGATCCTTTGAGGGAAAAGATTTAAATTCCATCTCAAAAATATCACTCCTTAAGATTCTGAGGGATTATCCCGGAATCTTAAAGATGCTCAAATGTATGCTTTAA
- a CDS encoding 2TM domain-containing protein gives MQDDEYERARKRVEELKGFYIHLSVFVIVNFTLFLINLLSSPGMWWFYWITAFWGIGVIWHAFGVFIGDRLLGKEWEERKIKEYMEKKKK, from the coding sequence ATGCAGGACGATGAATACGAAAGAGCCCGGAAGAGAGTAGAGGAACTTAAGGGATTTTACATACACCTATCTGTTTTTGTAATAGTTAACTTCACCCTTTTCCTCATAAACCTTCTTTCAAGCCCGGGCATGTGGTGGTTCTACTGGATAACAGCCTTCTGGGGAATAGGAGTCATATGGCACGCATTCGGTGTCTTTATTGGCGACAGGCTTCTGGGTAAGGAATGGGAGGAAAGGAAAATAAAGGAATACATGGAGAAGAAAAAGAAATAA
- a CDS encoding metallophosphoesterase, producing MEKKIAQISDIHFGEKNFSTKLRENLLEQLQDENPDLIVVSGDLTTEGYAHEYELAAEFADELRSITSTYIIPGNHDARNVGLVHFEKMIGKRKFVHHDSEFAVIGLDSSEPDINDGQIGMDQLEWLAGELERVPDHLCKIVTFHHHLLPIPNTGRERNILLDSGDLLRLLNSYGVDFVLNGHKHVPNVWMIEGMVTLNSGTATTRKLRGETFPSHNQLRIDEDRISVDLINTENGSKREMASYSVKVEDEEYMICSYVHPEGPL from the coding sequence ATGGAGAAAAAAATTGCTCAGATTTCGGACATACATTTCGGTGAAAAGAATTTCTCCACCAAGCTCAGGGAGAATCTTCTGGAACAGCTTCAGGATGAAAATCCCGACCTCATAGTTGTTTCAGGTGACCTCACCACAGAGGGCTATGCACATGAGTATGAACTTGCGGCGGAATTTGCAGATGAGCTGCGGTCAATCACATCAACATATATAATTCCCGGCAACCACGATGCAAGGAACGTTGGGCTGGTGCACTTTGAGAAGATGATAGGTAAGAGGAAGTTTGTCCATCATGACTCAGAATTTGCTGTTATAGGTCTTGATTCATCTGAACCCGACATAAATGATGGTCAGATAGGGATGGATCAGCTTGAATGGCTTGCAGGGGAACTTGAGAGGGTTCCTGATCACCTATGCAAGATAGTTACTTTCCACCACCACCTGCTACCCATACCAAACACTGGTCGTGAGAGGAACATACTGCTGGATTCAGGCGATCTCCTCAGACTCCTCAATTCATATGGTGTTGACTTTGTACTCAATGGACACAAGCATGTGCCCAATGTCTGGATGATTGAAGGGATGGTTACACTGAATTCAGGTACAGCCACAACAAGGAAGCTGAGGGGTGAGACGTTCCCCTCCCATAACCAGTTGAGGATAGATGAGGATAGAATCTCTGTTGACCTTATAAACACCGAGAATGGTTCTAAAAGGGAAATGGCCAGTTATTCTGTTAAGGTTGAGGATGAAGAATACATGATATGTTCATATGTACATCCAGAAGGCCCCCTTTAA
- a CDS encoding PhoU domain-containing protein, which yields MKNKTKNATLKSIIDVILYENPSTQDEIAERLGITRRYVTKLLQPLIKEGVVRRAYIVDIKKFEEFPELFGEEVTSREYAGSFFIKEILRDMAQHVCKQLKKSFRSLEEYDEDLANEALKMDYITNTMHEKVRSSVDTAIAMNPYSEFSKTMAFTEIAYDLERIGDHSAIIANFAVKESYEVDPAMMEYLREMFSIAVEMVNTAMDAFLNEKLELKAKLMSLEDDIHRVQKNALNCVATQMAETPFEDKERSTYYISLSRVVKTFERIADISIEIFDTAGEYYRNIPRTTTPERFRRREREGM from the coding sequence ATGAAAAATAAAACAAAAAATGCAACACTCAAGTCAATCATAGATGTTATACTCTATGAGAACCCATCCACACAGGATGAGATTGCAGAAAGGCTTGGAATAACAAGGCGTTATGTTACCAAACTCCTCCAGCCCTTAATAAAGGAGGGTGTTGTGAGAAGGGCCTACATTGTGGATATAAAGAAATTTGAGGAATTCCCGGAGCTTTTTGGAGAGGAGGTTACATCCAGGGAATACGCAGGGAGCTTTTTCATCAAGGAGATACTCAGGGACATGGCACAGCATGTCTGCAAGCAGCTCAAAAAGTCATTCAGGTCCCTTGAGGAATACGACGAGGACCTTGCAAATGAGGCCCTGAAGATGGACTACATAACGAACACCATGCATGAGAAGGTGAGGTCCTCTGTTGATACGGCCATAGCAATGAACCCCTACTCAGAGTTCAGCAAGACAATGGCATTCACAGAGATTGCCTATGACCTTGAAAGGATAGGTGATCACTCTGCAATAATAGCCAACTTTGCAGTTAAGGAGTCCTACGAGGTTGACCCTGCGATGATGGAGTACCTCCGTGAGATGTTTTCAATTGCTGTTGAGATGGTGAATACAGCAATGGACGCATTCCTCAACGAGAAACTTGAACTCAAGGCAAAACTCATGTCCCTTGAGGACGATATTCACAGGGTCCAGAAGAATGCCCTTAACTGTGTGGCCACGCAGATGGCCGAAACACCATTTGAGGATAAGGAACGCTCAACCTATTACATATCCCTTTCAAGGGTTGTTAAGACCTTTGAGAGAATAGCAGATATTTCAATTGAGATATTCGATACCGCAGGGGAATATTACAGGAATATACCCAGAACAACAACACCTGAGCGTTTCAGGAGGCGTGAGAGGGAGGGTATGTGA